One window of Paludibacter propionicigenes WB4 genomic DNA carries:
- the rodA gene encoding rod shape-determining protein RodA has product MYKNVSIKYALDWTTVFYYVVLIVMGWISIYGASYNFDQASVFDFSQRAGMQIIWILTGFAIGGALLLIDSRMYNFFAYFIYGFAIFLLIVTIFAPRSIAPDIKGSHSWLVFGPIRFQPAELAKVATALALSKFMSSYNYKLKNWKDLIPLGFIIFVPAILIILQNETGTALVFVAFLLMLYREGMNGIVLLLGSFAILLFVVIIKLSVIPIQTDRGTLGMVLGMGIIMLVQIGYAIFFGKNRKEAFIVLLGTLSIGLISYVLNIWFFINYNYVAIFTVVASCIYWLIVELFYRYKRYWFLVLFSIGSVLFCFSADYLFEKVLEPHQQIRIKELLKMESNLAGSGYNVNQSKIAIGSGGLWGKGFLNGTQTKLKYVPEQDTDFIFCTVGEEHGFWGSTLVLFIYWMLLMRLLRIAERQRDQFSRIYGYCVASIFFFHLTINIGMVLGIMPVIGIPLPFFSYGGSSLWGFTVLLFILLRLDAARLESMR; this is encoded by the coding sequence ATGTACAAGAACGTTAGTATAAAATATGCACTGGATTGGACAACAGTATTTTATTACGTTGTTTTGATCGTTATGGGATGGATCAGCATTTATGGCGCCAGCTATAACTTTGATCAGGCTAGTGTTTTTGACTTCAGTCAACGCGCTGGCATGCAGATTATATGGATTTTGACCGGTTTTGCCATTGGTGGTGCGTTGCTGCTGATTGACTCCAGAATGTACAACTTTTTTGCCTATTTTATTTATGGATTCGCTATATTTCTGTTGATTGTAACCATCTTTGCCCCCCGGTCTATTGCCCCTGATATTAAAGGGTCGCATTCGTGGTTAGTGTTTGGACCTATCCGTTTTCAACCAGCCGAATTAGCGAAGGTAGCTACAGCGCTGGCTCTTTCCAAATTCATGAGTTCATACAACTATAAACTCAAAAACTGGAAGGATTTAATTCCGCTGGGATTTATCATTTTTGTACCTGCTATACTCATTATTCTTCAAAATGAGACAGGTACTGCGTTGGTATTTGTTGCGTTTCTTTTGATGTTGTACCGTGAAGGAATGAATGGTATTGTTCTACTGCTCGGTTCTTTTGCCATATTGCTTTTTGTAGTTATCATTAAACTGAGTGTAATCCCGATACAAACCGACAGAGGTACTTTAGGTATGGTATTGGGTATGGGCATAATCATGCTGGTGCAGATAGGATATGCCATCTTCTTCGGTAAAAACAGGAAAGAAGCTTTTATAGTACTTTTGGGCACACTCTCGATAGGATTGATTTCGTACGTATTAAATATCTGGTTCTTTATCAACTACAATTATGTGGCTATTTTTACTGTAGTGGCATCCTGTATTTACTGGTTGATTGTTGAACTTTTCTACCGATACAAAAGATATTGGTTCTTGGTGTTATTTTCCATAGGGTCCGTTTTGTTTTGCTTCTCTGCCGATTATTTATTCGAAAAGGTACTGGAACCACATCAACAGATACGTATCAAAGAATTGCTAAAGATGGAGAGCAATCTTGCCGGATCGGGTTATAACGTGAACCAATCGAAGATTGCCATTGGCTCAGGAGGATTATGGGGAAAAGGTTTTCTGAATGGTACGCAAACCAAGCTCAAATATGTACCGGAACAAGACACCGACTTTATTTTCTGCACGGTGGGCGAAGAACATGGCTTTTGGGGTTCTACTTTGGTGCTGTTTATTTACTGGATGCTTTTAATGCGCCTTTTACGCATTGCTGAGCGACAACGAGACCAGTTCAGCCGGATTTACGGATATTGTGTAGCCAGTATTTTCTTCTTTCACCTCACTATAAATATAGGGATGGTACTTGGGATAATGCCTGTTATTGGCATTCCTTTGCCGTTTTTCAGCTATGGAGGTTCATCGCTGTGGGGTTTTACTGTTTTGTTGTTTATACTGCTTAGATTGGACGCTGCTAGGCTAGAAAGCATGAGGTAA
- a CDS encoding sulfite exporter TauE/SafE family protein, producing MEIGILIVGIVAGVMSGLFGIGGGIIMVPSLIAFFGMDMLNANATSLAAMLLPVGVLGVISYYKAGYINIKESLWISIGLLAGSFFGAELAISVDVKVLSKLYAAFLLYVAVGYLNIPALFRRKNNSNIENPISGEKIQRSFWIYIVVGIFAGIIAGLFGKGGGLVIVPVLIKFFRYDAKAASATSLAALQLPVGLPSVIVYAQGGYLNWIYAGLMALGIVFGVFFGTKLAIKLPSTTFKKVYAVFLLGVAVYMVVKYI from the coding sequence ATGGAAATAGGAATATTAATAGTCGGTATAGTTGCCGGAGTAATGTCCGGATTATTTGGCATTGGAGGTGGAATTATTATGGTTCCTTCGTTGATAGCTTTTTTCGGAATGGATATGCTTAATGCCAATGCCACTTCGCTTGCCGCAATGCTACTGCCTGTAGGTGTGTTGGGTGTAATATCATATTATAAAGCAGGTTATATAAATATTAAAGAATCTCTTTGGATTTCTATTGGATTACTGGCAGGATCTTTTTTCGGTGCTGAATTGGCCATTTCGGTTGATGTAAAGGTTTTATCAAAACTTTATGCAGCTTTTTTGCTTTATGTGGCGGTGGGTTATCTTAATATCCCAGCATTGTTCAGGAGGAAAAACAACTCCAACATTGAAAATCCTATTAGCGGGGAAAAAATTCAGCGTTCATTTTGGATTTATATAGTTGTAGGTATTTTTGCCGGAATCATTGCCGGTCTGTTTGGCAAAGGTGGAGGGTTGGTAATAGTTCCGGTACTCATTAAATTCTTTCGATACGATGCCAAGGCAGCATCAGCAACTTCTCTTGCCGCACTGCAACTTCCTGTCGGATTGCCCAGTGTGATTGTGTATGCTCAGGGTGGTTATCTGAACTGGATCTATGCCGGATTAATGGCCTTAGGAATTGTTTTCGGAGTATTCTTTGGAACTAAGCTGGCAATTAAACTGCCATCAACTACTTTCAAAAAAGTTTATGCTGTTTTTCTATTAGGCGTGGCGGTTTATATGGTTGTAAAGTATATTTAA
- a CDS encoding acetate/propionate family kinase, with amino-acid sequence MKILVLNCGSSSIKYKLLDMINKEELSSGAVEKIGMKGSFLKHVRRDGQKVLLKGEILEHRIGIEYILGVLTSQKHGCIESLEEINAVGHRVVHGGEKFNSSVLITEEVIQKITECIEIAPLHNPPNLAGINAITELLPTVPQVAVFDTAFHQTMPNYAYMYGIPHSLYTKYGIRRYGFHGTSHRYVSRRAADFLGLDYNNSRIIVAHLGNGASICAIKNGKSVDTSMGFTPIEGLMMGTRSGDVDLGVVTFLMEKEMIGSASVSTLFNKHSGVLGVSGVSSDMRDVDKAKGEGNERARLAWDMYEYKVMKYISGYIGVLNGVDAIVFTGGVGENQTETREYVCKQLAYLGVKVDFDLNKVSKGKEILLSTPESAVNICVIPTDEEFMIASDTLDIVQQN; translated from the coding sequence ATGAAAATACTTGTTTTGAACTGCGGAAGTTCATCCATTAAATACAAGCTGCTCGACATGATAAATAAAGAGGAGCTAAGTTCTGGCGCTGTAGAGAAAATTGGTATGAAAGGCTCGTTTTTGAAGCATGTTCGTCGGGATGGTCAGAAAGTTCTGCTTAAAGGAGAAATACTGGAACACCGAATTGGAATAGAATATATTCTGGGAGTTTTGACCAGTCAAAAACATGGATGTATTGAATCCTTAGAGGAAATTAATGCTGTAGGTCATCGCGTAGTTCATGGGGGAGAGAAATTTAATTCAAGTGTTTTGATTACTGAAGAAGTTATTCAGAAGATTACCGAGTGTATTGAAATAGCTCCACTACATAATCCACCAAATTTAGCCGGTATAAATGCAATTACAGAGCTTTTGCCTACAGTTCCGCAGGTAGCGGTATTCGATACAGCATTTCACCAAACAATGCCAAACTACGCATACATGTATGGTATTCCTCATTCATTGTACACAAAATACGGCATTCGTCGATACGGTTTCCATGGAACAAGTCACCGATATGTTTCGCGTCGTGCCGCAGATTTTCTTGGACTAGACTATAACAATTCACGCATTATAGTTGCTCATTTGGGCAACGGAGCGTCTATATGTGCGATTAAAAATGGCAAATCGGTAGACACTTCTATGGGTTTCACCCCAATTGAAGGGTTGATGATGGGAACCCGATCCGGCGATGTGGATCTGGGGGTAGTTACTTTCCTGATGGAAAAAGAAATGATTGGTTCGGCTTCGGTTTCTACTCTATTTAATAAGCATAGTGGAGTTTTAGGAGTTTCGGGTGTTTCTTCGGATATGCGCGATGTGGATAAAGCTAAGGGCGAAGGAAATGAACGCGCTCGTCTTGCCTGGGACATGTACGAATATAAAGTAATGAAATATATTTCGGGTTATATTGGAGTGCTCAATGGCGTGGATGCAATTGTATTTACAGGTGGAGTAGGAGAGAACCAGACAGAAACTCGTGAATACGTTTGTAAGCAATTGGCTTATCTTGGCGTAAAGGTTGATTTCGACCTGAACAAAGTTTCAAAAGGTAAAGAAATACTTTTGAGCACACCAGAATCAGCTGTGAATATATGCGTTATTCCAACTGACGAGGAATTTATGATTGCTTCGGATACACTCGATATAGTACAACAGAATTAA
- a CDS encoding acetate/propionate family kinase — MKVLVLNCGSSSIKYKLLDMESNLELGSGAVEKIGMKGSFLKHTRADGVKVMLKGEILEHQIGIEYILGILTSEKHGCIKSLEEIGGVGHRVVHGAEKFNTSVLITDEVIQKLVECIDIAPLHNPPNLAGIRAISELLPTMPQVGVFDTAFHQTMPDYAYMYGIPYTLYSKYGIRRYGFHGTSHRYVSKRAAEFLGLDYHNSRIITAHIGNGVSVTAIENGKSVDTSMGFTPIEGPMMGTRSGDVDLGVVTFLMEKEMIGASAVSTLFNKHSGMLGVSGVSSDMRDIEKAVKEGNDRARLARHMYVYRLRKYIGAFAAAMGGVDAIVFTGGIGENHVFTRKYICEGLGFMGVKIDCDLNAASQGIAVKLSTEDSQVYVAVIPTDEEFMIASDTIEILKNRN, encoded by the coding sequence ATGAAGGTATTAGTTTTAAATTGTGGTAGCTCATCAATAAAATATAAATTGCTCGACATGGAGAGTAATTTAGAGCTTGGCTCAGGAGCGGTTGAAAAAATCGGGATGAAAGGTTCTTTTTTGAAACATACCCGTGCAGATGGTGTTAAGGTGATGTTGAAGGGCGAAATTCTTGAACATCAAATAGGAATTGAATATATTTTAGGAATACTTACCAGCGAAAAACACGGATGTATTAAATCGTTGGAAGAAATTGGAGGAGTTGGTCATCGGGTGGTTCACGGAGCTGAGAAATTTAATACCAGCGTGTTGATAACCGATGAAGTAATTCAGAAACTTGTTGAGTGTATTGACATTGCTCCATTGCACAACCCACCGAATCTGGCGGGTATCCGTGCTATCTCGGAACTTTTACCAACCATGCCTCAGGTCGGGGTGTTTGATACGGCTTTCCATCAAACTATGCCCGATTATGCTTACATGTACGGCATTCCATATACTCTTTATTCTAAATACGGCATTCGGCGCTATGGATTTCACGGAACGAGCCATCGTTATGTATCGAAGCGTGCTGCAGAATTCTTAGGATTGGATTATCATAATTCTAGAATAATAACAGCCCACATTGGTAATGGTGTGTCGGTTACAGCCATCGAAAATGGAAAATCGGTTGACACTTCCATGGGATTCACCCCGATTGAAGGCCCGATGATGGGAACACGTTCGGGCGATGTGGATTTAGGTGTGGTTACTTTTTTGATGGAAAAAGAAATGATTGGAGCATCAGCAGTTTCCACATTATTCAATAAGCACAGTGGAATGCTTGGAGTGTCGGGTGTTTCATCAGATATGCGCGATATTGAAAAAGCGGTCAAGGAAGGAAATGATCGGGCGCGTTTAGCTCGTCACATGTACGTCTACCGGCTCCGAAAATATATCGGTGCTTTTGCTGCAGCAATGGGTGGTGTAGATGCTATTGTATTTACAGGCGGTATTGGCGAAAATCATGTTTTTACTCGTAAATACATTTGCGAAGGGCTTGGATTTATGGGTGTAAAAATTGATTGCGACCTGAATGCCGCTTCACAGGGTATTGCTGTAAAACTAAGTACCGAAGACTCACAAGTATATGTAGCGGTGATTCCGACTGATGAAGAATTTATGATTGCATCGGACACAATTGAGATACTGAAGAATCGTAATTGA
- a CDS encoding 3-hydroxyacyl-CoA dehydrogenase family protein translates to MAEEIIEAIERYGLSKRKRNRTLFSRIGVVGCGKEGSVIATTAALNGMEVVFLEPSEERIGNAYVRIEDKLDKKIESWGLTVNEKKAILARISGTTNYEDFSGCDFVIEAIRYDDQTGERRINQRKEVFLQLERVLSPNAIIASNVSTVIVTDLAAELEHTERCIGLHFLSNIPGSQIIEIVPGLNTSDETFDKVCQFAKLINHQYVPVMESAGLISIRLFLIQLNEACGILMEGISSVEDIDLVLTVGFGHRQGVFRTADQMGIEKIVKLLENLWDEYGSVKYKPSPILLRLFRAKHFGVSRGKGFYTYDEAGNIVK, encoded by the coding sequence ATGGCAGAAGAAATTATTGAAGCAATTGAACGTTATGGACTAAGCAAGCGTAAACGCAACCGTACACTTTTCTCGCGCATAGGTGTGGTAGGCTGCGGTAAGGAAGGGAGCGTAATAGCTACTACAGCCGCTCTCAACGGTATGGAAGTGGTGTTTCTGGAACCTTCAGAAGAACGAATCGGTAATGCCTATGTTCGTATTGAAGATAAATTAGACAAGAAAATAGAAAGCTGGGGTCTTACCGTAAATGAGAAGAAGGCAATTCTTGCCCGGATTTCAGGTACCACCAATTATGAAGATTTTAGCGGTTGTGATTTTGTAATTGAAGCCATTCGTTACGATGATCAAACCGGCGAACGTCGTATCAACCAGCGCAAGGAAGTATTTTTGCAGTTGGAAAGAGTTCTCTCTCCGAATGCTATCATTGCTTCTAATGTTTCTACTGTAATTGTAACCGATTTAGCTGCCGAGCTTGAACATACCGAGCGTTGTATTGGTCTTCATTTCTTGTCAAATATACCAGGATCGCAAATTATCGAGATTGTTCCGGGGCTGAATACTTCGGATGAAACATTCGATAAAGTTTGTCAGTTTGCCAAACTAATCAATCATCAGTATGTTCCGGTTATGGAGTCTGCCGGGTTGATAAGTATCCGCTTGTTCCTTATTCAGCTTAATGAAGCTTGTGGAATTTTGATGGAAGGAATTTCGAGTGTAGAAGATATAGATTTGGTACTTACGGTAGGTTTTGGACACCGTCAGGGAGTATTTCGTACGGCAGACCAAATGGGCATTGAAAAGATTGTTAAACTGTTGGAAAACCTTTGGGATGAATATGGAAGCGTTAAATACAAACCATCACCAATTTTGTTGCGTTTGTTCAGAGCCAAACATTTTGGAGTAAGCCGTGGTAAGGGTTTTTATACTTACGACGAAGCTGGGAATATAGTAAAATAG